In Xylanibacter ruminicola 23, a single genomic region encodes these proteins:
- the folE gene encoding GTP cyclohydrolase I FolE — MNIEIKEYDNEKYRDGIEELADHYEKILGLLGEDPTREGLEKTPMRVAKAMQVLTKGYTMDAHKILTDALFKEDYNQMVIVKDIDFFSLCEHHMLPFYGKAHVAYIPNGYITGLSKIARVVDIFAHRLQVQERMTQQIKDCIEQTLHPLGVMVVIEAKHMCMQMRGVEKQNSITTTSDFSGAFNQAKTRQEFMNLIHNNQI; from the coding sequence ATGAATATAGAGATTAAGGAATACGACAACGAGAAATATCGCGATGGAATCGAGGAATTAGCCGACCACTACGAGAAGATACTCGGCCTTTTGGGCGAGGATCCTACCCGTGAGGGTTTGGAAAAGACCCCTATGCGCGTGGCCAAAGCCATGCAGGTGCTGACCAAAGGCTACACAATGGATGCCCACAAGATTCTGACCGATGCCCTGTTTAAGGAGGACTACAACCAGATGGTGATTGTAAAGGACATCGACTTTTTCTCGCTGTGCGAACACCACATGCTGCCATTCTACGGTAAGGCACACGTGGCTTATATCCCTAACGGCTACATCACCGGTCTGTCGAAGATAGCCCGCGTGGTGGATATCTTTGCCCACCGTCTGCAGGTTCAGGAGCGCATGACGCAGCAGATTAAGGACTGCATTGAGCAAACCCTGCACCCCTTAGGTGTGATGGTGGTGATCGAGGCCAAGCACATGTGCATGCAGATGCGCGGTGTGGAGAAACAGAATAGCATTACTACAACAAGCGACTTCAGCGGTGCCTTTAATCAGGCTAAGACCCGCCAGGAGTTTATGAACCTCATACACAATAATCAAATCTAA
- a CDS encoding glycoside hydrolase 43 family protein — MKTRTLLSIALMLCASTNMQAQNHAASKHENIVTNMIDNPMLWADVPDPDIIRVGDTFYLVSTTMHLMPGAPIMKSKDLKNWETVGYIFDKLTDSPKYDLSPTEGTVYGRGQWATSLKYHKGKFYALLAPNERGAMGDTYIFTADKAEGPWKIVSRMRHFHDCSLFFDDDDRVYVVYGTGEMMELKQDLSDVIEGTHRQIFKREADETGLLEGSRMIKHNGKYYLLMISHVYAPGRHRREVCYRADNIQGPYEKATILQSEFGGFSYEAQGTIVDTQDGDWYGVIFQDRGGVGRVLTLMPCRWIDGWPMLGDEEGRVPDRVRALKNGEPEASIVKADDFSSDKLGLHWQWNHNPVDKAWSLTERPGYLRLKTSRVVPNLYLAPNTLTQRMEGPQCSGAIVMDLSKMKDGDCAGLSAFNSDSGTLTVKKNGKKYTLEMSETKVTLSPREKKVEKVEEKVVATVALQQLQQKKLWLRIDADFRPQGGQGIDTAKFYYSLDGQEWQQIGSDYRLKFDWQRFFMGSKFGIFNYATKKVGGYVDIDEFAYNKIK, encoded by the coding sequence ATGAAGACCAGGACTTTACTGAGCATCGCCCTGATGCTCTGTGCCTCAACGAATATGCAGGCACAAAACCATGCTGCAAGCAAGCATGAGAACATAGTTACAAACATGATCGACAACCCCATGCTGTGGGCCGATGTACCCGACCCCGACATCATCCGCGTGGGCGATACCTTCTATCTGGTATCCACCACCATGCACCTGATGCCTGGCGCACCCATCATGAAGTCGAAAGACCTGAAGAACTGGGAGACCGTGGGTTACATCTTCGACAAGCTGACCGACTCGCCCAAGTACGACCTCTCGCCTACCGAGGGTACCGTTTACGGACGCGGACAGTGGGCCACATCGCTTAAGTACCACAAGGGTAAGTTCTATGCCCTGCTGGCTCCCAACGAGCGTGGTGCCATGGGCGATACCTATATTTTTACTGCCGACAAGGCCGAGGGTCCATGGAAGATTGTGTCGCGCATGCGCCACTTCCACGACTGCTCGCTGTTCTTCGACGATGACGATCGTGTGTACGTAGTATATGGTACAGGCGAGATGATGGAGCTGAAGCAGGACCTCTCGGATGTGATTGAAGGCACCCACCGACAGATTTTTAAGCGCGAAGCCGACGAGACCGGACTGCTTGAGGGTTCGCGTATGATAAAGCATAACGGCAAGTATTACCTGCTAATGATTTCGCATGTGTATGCCCCTGGCCGCCATCGCCGCGAGGTGTGCTACCGTGCCGATAACATCCAGGGCCCTTACGAGAAGGCTACCATCCTGCAGTCGGAGTTCGGTGGCTTTTCTTACGAGGCACAGGGAACCATTGTTGATACCCAGGATGGCGACTGGTATGGTGTGATTTTCCAGGACCGTGGCGGTGTGGGCCGTGTGCTCACCTTGATGCCCTGCCGCTGGATTGACGGTTGGCCTATGCTGGGCGACGAGGAAGGTCGTGTGCCCGACCGCGTTCGTGCGCTGAAGAATGGCGAACCCGAGGCATCTATCGTAAAGGCCGACGACTTTTCATCAGATAAGTTAGGTTTGCACTGGCAGTGGAATCACAACCCCGTAGATAAGGCCTGGAGCCTGACCGAACGCCCAGGTTACTTGCGACTGAAGACCAGTCGTGTGGTGCCCAACCTGTATCTGGCCCCCAACACACTTACCCAGCGCATGGAAGGCCCACAGTGTTCAGGTGCTATCGTGATGGATCTCTCGAAGATGAAGGATGGCGACTGCGCCGGTCTTTCTGCTTTCAACAGCGATTCAGGTACCCTCACCGTTAAGAAGAACGGCAAGAAGTACACCCTCGAGATGAGCGAGACCAAGGTGACGCTGAGTCCGCGCGAGAAGAAGGTGGAGAAGGTGGAGGAAAAGGTTGTAGCAACTGTAGCACTGCAACAACTGCAGCAAAAGAAACTGTGGCTGCGCATCGATGCCGATTTCCGTCCGCAGGGCGGTCAGGGTATCGACACCGCCAAGTTCTACTACAGCCTCGACGGCCAGGAGTGGCAGCAGATTGGCAGCGACTACCGTCTGAAGTTCGACTGGCAGCGCTTCTTCATGGGTTCAAAATTCGGTATCTTCAACTACGCCACCAAGAAGGTGGGCGGCTACGTGGATATCGACGAGTTTGCATATAACAAAATCAAATAA
- a CDS encoding TIM-barrel domain-containing protein produces MNRVTIAILALLAPIAMCAQGVKIEFFTPSVVHVVKYPGQPVTPESKVIIAKPQEVKLTRKGSTTSSSELTVKLDEKTCCITFLDAKGKVLLREKSHTFTPLNQTFTLDKGEAIYGLGTIQNGKMNRRGEHKRMEQSNLEDFQNVIQSIKGWGLYWDNYAPTQFDDDARGMSLTSEAGDVIDYYFMYGGSADGVIAQMRFLSGDVPMFPLWTYGFWQSKERYKTAAETESIVDKYRELQVPLDGIIQDWQYWGSNYLWNAMDFLAEDFANGKQLIKNVHQKHAHFMISIWASFGPQTQQFRELDAKGLLLPIETWPQSGISHVWPPIMEYPSGVKVYDAFSPEARAIYWKYLKKLYDYGTDAWWMDSTDPDFFNPKESDYQHPVTGGTWRSLRNAFPLETVRGIYQAQRKDDRGKRIFIMTRSSFAGQQHYGSNMWSGDVASSWEMLRNQIPAGLSFTLTGNPNFNTDIGGFFCGSYNTKGSGSAPKNPQFQELYVRWMQYGLFCPVFRSHGADAPREIWQFGEPGTPVYQSIKNLIDFRYRLIPYLYSTASQVTNNNFSYMRPLFSDFAADKKVWDMTDEFMFGRSILACPIVEAQYTQEKIIKEDAMTGWNRKEVTGESAEQADWTETKTATKYLPKGANWYDFWTGKLYKGGQNVVLTTRFDQVPMFVRAGSIVPLGPVMQYVGEKPWDNLEIRIYPGADAEFSLYEDEGDGYNYEQGYYSNIIFTWTDRTRTLHISARQGGYKGMLLDRKFTLVLPDGTTKTIDYNGNQVTVKL; encoded by the coding sequence ATGAACAGAGTAACAATAGCAATTCTTGCCTTGCTGGCACCAATAGCTATGTGTGCACAGGGTGTAAAGATCGAGTTTTTTACACCTTCTGTTGTACATGTGGTAAAGTACCCAGGGCAGCCAGTAACACCCGAGAGCAAGGTGATTATAGCCAAGCCTCAGGAAGTAAAGCTTACCCGCAAGGGCAGCACCACATCGAGTAGCGAGCTAACGGTGAAGCTCGACGAGAAAACGTGCTGCATCACATTCCTTGATGCCAAAGGAAAAGTGCTGCTACGCGAAAAGTCGCACACGTTTACCCCACTCAACCAGACCTTTACGCTTGATAAAGGCGAGGCTATCTACGGTCTGGGCACCATTCAGAACGGCAAGATGAACCGTCGTGGCGAGCATAAGCGCATGGAGCAGAGCAATCTGGAGGACTTCCAGAACGTGATCCAGAGCATCAAGGGTTGGGGCCTGTATTGGGATAACTACGCCCCCACCCAGTTCGACGATGATGCACGCGGCATGTCGCTTACCTCTGAGGCTGGTGATGTGATCGACTATTACTTTATGTATGGTGGTTCGGCCGATGGTGTGATTGCACAGATGCGCTTCCTGAGTGGTGATGTGCCCATGTTCCCACTGTGGACGTATGGTTTCTGGCAGTCGAAGGAACGTTACAAGACCGCAGCCGAAACCGAGAGCATTGTTGATAAATACCGCGAGCTGCAGGTGCCCCTGGATGGTATTATCCAGGACTGGCAGTACTGGGGTTCCAACTACCTGTGGAACGCCATGGACTTCCTGGCTGAGGATTTTGCCAACGGCAAGCAGCTGATTAAGAACGTACATCAGAAGCATGCCCACTTCATGATCAGTATCTGGGCCAGCTTCGGACCTCAGACCCAGCAGTTCCGCGAGCTGGATGCCAAGGGCCTGCTGCTGCCCATCGAGACATGGCCACAGAGCGGCATCTCGCATGTATGGCCTCCTATCATGGAGTATCCTTCGGGTGTAAAGGTGTACGATGCCTTCAGTCCCGAGGCCCGTGCCATCTATTGGAAATACCTGAAGAAGCTGTACGATTACGGCACCGATGCCTGGTGGATGGACTCTACCGATCCCGACTTCTTCAACCCCAAGGAGAGCGACTACCAGCACCCTGTTACCGGCGGTACTTGGCGCTCGCTGCGTAATGCCTTCCCACTCGAAACCGTACGCGGTATCTATCAGGCACAGCGCAAGGACGATCGCGGCAAGCGTATCTTCATCATGACACGCTCGTCGTTTGCAGGACAGCAGCACTATGGCTCAAACATGTGGAGTGGCGACGTAGCCTCGTCGTGGGAGATGCTGCGCAATCAGATTCCCGCAGGACTAAGCTTCACGCTCACCGGTAACCCCAACTTCAACACTGATATCGGCGGTTTCTTCTGTGGTTCGTACAACACCAAGGGCTCTGGCTCAGCACCTAAGAACCCACAGTTCCAGGAGCTGTATGTACGCTGGATGCAGTACGGACTGTTCTGCCCCGTGTTCCGCAGTCATGGTGCCGATGCCCCTCGCGAGATATGGCAATTCGGCGAGCCCGGCACCCCCGTTTATCAATCTATCAAAAATTTGATTGATTTCCGTTACCGCCTTATACCTTACTTATATAGTACCGCCTCGCAGGTTACCAACAACAACTTTAGCTACATGCGCCCGCTGTTCAGCGACTTTGCCGCCGACAAGAAGGTGTGGGACATGACCGATGAGTTTATGTTCGGTCGCAGCATCCTGGCCTGCCCCATTGTAGAGGCCCAGTACACCCAGGAAAAAATTATCAAGGAAGATGCCATGACCGGCTGGAACCGTAAGGAGGTTACGGGCGAGTCTGCCGAACAGGCAGACTGGACCGAAACCAAGACCGCAACCAAGTACCTGCCAAAGGGTGCCAACTGGTACGACTTCTGGACAGGCAAGCTATATAAGGGCGGACAGAACGTGGTGCTTACTACCCGATTCGACCAGGTACCGATGTTTGTACGTGCCGGTAGCATTGTGCCATTGGGTCCTGTGATGCAGTACGTAGGCGAGAAGCCTTGGGACAACCTCGAGATACGCATCTACCCAGGTGCCGATGCCGAATTCTCGCTGTACGAGGACGAGGGTGATGGTTACAATTACGAGCAGGGTTACTACTCTAACATCATCTTTACCTGGACCGACCGCACCCGCACGCTGCACATCAGTGCCCGCCAAGGCGGTTACAAGGGCATGCTGCTCGACCGCAAGTTTACATTGGTTCTGCCCGATGGCACCACAAAGACCATCGATTACAACGGCAATCAAGTAACAGTCAAGTTATAA
- a CDS encoding AI-2E family transporter — protein sequence MKEKTITLDQLVRWLGAGLLVIGILLLVNYLSSVLLPFFVAWLLAYLLYPAVKFVQYKLHVGNRALSIVITLVLLIAVMAGVIYLIIPPMIEQFEKLGSLATDYIRKEAHIKDIPGAIQLWINQNSREIEKFFKSATFTDSVKTVLPGLFNVLGQTATVVIGIVASLITLLYMFFILLDYEYLTDNWIRIFPKKSRPFWQGLGKDAGQALNNYVRGQGTVALIMGILFCIGFTIIDFPMAIGLGIMIGIMDLVPYLHTFALIPTVLLALLKSADTGQNFWGILALALLVFIVVQLICDMIVTPKVMGKAMGLNPAILLLSLSVWGALLGFIGLIIALPLTTLLIAYYEQYVTKDTENEGGNEKSSE from the coding sequence ATGAAAGAAAAGACAATCACGCTTGATCAGCTGGTACGCTGGCTGGGTGCCGGCCTGTTGGTGATAGGCATATTGCTGCTGGTAAACTACCTGAGCAGTGTGCTGCTGCCGTTTTTTGTGGCCTGGCTCCTGGCCTATCTGCTTTATCCTGCTGTAAAATTTGTGCAGTATAAGCTGCATGTGGGCAACAGGGCACTGAGCATTGTGATTACGCTGGTGCTGTTGATAGCCGTGATGGCTGGTGTTATCTACCTGATCATACCGCCTATGATTGAGCAGTTTGAGAAGTTGGGCAGCCTGGCAACCGACTACATACGGAAGGAGGCGCACATCAAGGATATTCCTGGTGCCATACAGCTGTGGATAAACCAGAACAGCCGCGAGATTGAAAAGTTCTTTAAGAGCGCTACGTTTACCGATAGTGTCAAGACGGTGCTGCCCGGACTGTTTAACGTGCTGGGACAGACGGCTACCGTGGTTATCGGTATCGTGGCATCGCTTATTACCTTATTATATATGTTCTTTATCCTGCTGGATTACGAGTACCTCACGGACAACTGGATTCGTATCTTCCCCAAGAAGAGTCGTCCCTTCTGGCAGGGATTGGGTAAGGATGCCGGACAGGCGCTTAACAACTACGTGCGCGGTCAGGGAACGGTGGCACTCATCATGGGTATCCTGTTCTGCATAGGCTTTACGATTATCGATTTCCCCATGGCCATCGGTCTGGGTATCATGATAGGTATTATGGACCTGGTGCCTTATCTGCACACCTTTGCACTGATACCTACGGTGCTGCTGGCACTGCTCAAGTCGGCCGATACGGGTCAGAACTTCTGGGGTATCCTGGCGCTGGCCCTGCTGGTGTTCATCGTGGTGCAGCTGATATGCGATATGATAGTAACGCCTAAGGTGATGGGTAAGGCCATGGGACTGAATCCTGCCATCCTGTTGCTTTCGCTCTCGGTTTGGGGCGCGCTGCTGGGCTTTATCGGACTGATTATAGCCCTGCCGTTAACCACACTTTTGATTGCGTATTACGAACAATATGTTACAAAAGATACAGAAAATGAGGGTGGTAACGAAAAATCTTCCGAATAA
- a CDS encoding thymidine kinase, with amino-acid sequence MIENLTGEAHRPGRIEVVCGSMFSGKTEELIRRMRRAQFARQKVEIFKPAIDVRYSEEDVVSHDQKHIQSTPIDSPGSILLLSSDIDVVGIDEAQFFDMGIVDVCNELANRGVRVIVAGLDMDYKGVPFGPMPALCAIADDVTKVHAICVKCGNLAYVSHRKVQSEQRVLLGETTEYEPLCRECYQKAIREENERKDNHA; translated from the coding sequence ATGATAGAAAACTTAACAGGTGAGGCACACCGACCTGGAAGAATTGAAGTGGTGTGCGGCTCGATGTTCTCGGGCAAGACTGAGGAGCTGATCAGGCGAATGCGCAGAGCGCAGTTTGCCCGTCAGAAGGTGGAGATTTTTAAACCGGCTATCGACGTGAGATACTCGGAAGAGGATGTGGTGAGCCATGATCAGAAGCACATCCAGAGTACACCCATCGATTCGCCGGGAAGTATCCTGCTGCTGTCGAGCGATATCGACGTGGTGGGCATCGACGAGGCCCAGTTCTTCGACATGGGTATCGTGGATGTGTGTAACGAGCTGGCCAACCGCGGTGTACGTGTGATTGTGGCCGGATTGGACATGGACTACAAGGGTGTGCCCTTCGGACCCATGCCTGCCCTGTGTGCCATTGCCGACGATGTGACTAAGGTGCATGCCATCTGTGTAAAGTGCGGTAATCTGGCTTACGTGAGTCATCGTAAGGTGCAGAGCGAGCAGCGCGTGCTGCTGGGCGAGACTACCGAGTACGAGCCCCTGTGCCGCGAGTGTTATCAAAAAGCAATAAGAGAGGAAAATGAAAGAAAAGACAATCACGCTTGA
- the rsmI gene encoding 16S rRNA (cytidine(1402)-2'-O)-methyltransferase gives MGILYIVPTPVGNMEDMTFRAIRILKEVDLVLAEDTRTSSKLLKHYEIHNQLMSHHKFNEHGTSASVVARLQAGENVALISDAGTPGISDPGFFLVREAVRAGIEVQCLPGATAFVPALVASGLPCDRFAFEGFLPQKKGRQTKIESLKGEQRTMIFYESPYRVVKTLQQFAEAYGGDRQVSVCREISKIHEESVRGSLEEVIAHFKEHEPKGEIVIILAGNDHKEQSNKQK, from the coding sequence ATGGGTATATTATACATCGTACCGACTCCAGTTGGGAATATGGAGGACATGACTTTCCGAGCCATCCGTATTCTGAAAGAAGTGGATCTGGTGCTGGCAGAAGACACTCGCACATCGAGCAAACTGCTGAAGCATTACGAGATTCACAACCAGCTGATGTCGCACCACAAGTTTAACGAACACGGAACGTCGGCCTCGGTCGTAGCCCGATTGCAGGCAGGCGAGAACGTAGCACTGATAAGCGATGCAGGCACACCAGGCATTAGCGACCCGGGATTCTTCCTGGTACGCGAGGCCGTGCGCGCAGGCATCGAAGTACAATGTTTGCCAGGTGCCACAGCCTTTGTGCCTGCCCTGGTGGCCAGCGGATTGCCATGCGACCGCTTTGCCTTCGAGGGTTTTCTGCCGCAGAAGAAGGGGCGCCAAACCAAGATAGAATCGCTAAAGGGCGAGCAGCGCACCATGATATTCTACGAGAGTCCCTACCGCGTGGTAAAAACGCTGCAGCAGTTTGCCGAGGCCTACGGTGGCGATCGCCAGGTAAGCGTGTGCCGCGAGATATCCAAGATACACGAGGAGAGTGTACGTGGCTCGCTGGAAGAGGTGATAGCCCATTTCAAGGAGCACGAGCCCAAGGGTGAGATTGTGATCATCCTGGCTGGAAACGATCATAAAGAACAATCAAATAAACAAAAGTAA
- a CDS encoding PrsW family glutamic-type intramembrane protease: MQFVASLLPIIIYILVVYKIDHFALVNKRRLLQLVVGGMLMALVCFGLFSWLDGVLPDGSHPVVEEGVKAVPLLVLAGRKRMVFFIDSVICGAAVGGGFSILENLFYLVLGQDAGLGTMLFRGLEVALVHIGCSAVVAAGLVLVVRQTERWRSRLGVKPFDVVMTILLLVAAVAAHVCHNHLHFNPVMQFVSVLAVMGGLLAWTYFYDVDMIHRWLDRGLDEQIQLFQSIRDGQLINTSTGAFLESVKASFPPLVYFDIICYVRLHAELSVTAKVRFLMRESGMLPPLGENERQQVLAKYREFKQMEKNMGASAMMTIAPVVKLHPADVNAFRNLISECSIT, encoded by the coding sequence ATGCAGTTTGTAGCTTCGCTATTACCTATTATAATATATATACTGGTAGTTTACAAGATTGATCATTTCGCACTTGTAAACAAGCGTAGGCTACTGCAGTTGGTGGTGGGTGGCATGCTCATGGCACTGGTGTGCTTTGGCTTGTTCAGTTGGCTGGATGGGGTGCTGCCCGATGGCTCGCACCCGGTAGTAGAGGAGGGGGTGAAGGCTGTGCCGCTACTGGTGCTGGCAGGGCGCAAGCGTATGGTGTTCTTTATCGATAGCGTTATCTGCGGTGCTGCTGTGGGTGGCGGGTTCTCTATTCTCGAAAACCTGTTCTATCTGGTGCTGGGGCAGGATGCTGGCTTGGGCACCATGCTGTTCCGTGGGTTGGAGGTGGCACTTGTGCACATTGGTTGCAGTGCCGTGGTGGCTGCTGGCTTGGTGCTGGTGGTGCGGCAAACGGAGCGATGGCGCTCGCGACTGGGGGTAAAGCCGTTTGATGTGGTGATGACCATCCTGCTGCTGGTGGCTGCCGTTGCTGCGCACGTGTGCCATAACCATCTGCATTTCAATCCTGTCATGCAGTTTGTAAGTGTATTGGCCGTGATGGGTGGTCTGCTGGCATGGACCTACTTCTACGATGTGGATATGATTCACCGTTGGCTCGACAGGGGGCTCGACGAGCAGATACAGCTATTCCAGAGTATCCGCGACGGGCAGTTGATAAACACCTCTACAGGTGCTTTCCTCGAGTCGGTCAAGGCATCGTTCCCGCCATTGGTTTATTTCGATATTATCTGCTATGTGCGCCTGCATGCCGAACTGTCGGTAACGGCTAAGGTGCGTTTCCTGATGCGCGAGTCAGGGATGCTCCCCCCGTTGGGTGAGAATGAGCGCCAACAGGTGCTGGCCAAGTATCGGGAGTTTAAGCAGATGGAAAAAAATATGGGCGCATCGGCCATGATGACCATTGCGCCCGTAGTGAAGTTGCATCCGGCTGATGTGAATGCCTTTCGCAACCTGATTAGCGAGTGTAGTATTACTTAA